The Pseudomonadota bacterium DNA segment TTAGCCTCTGGAACTGACGCCGACGCAATAGGCTTGTTGGTCATGGAGTTTGAGGCTTGGGCTCGTCAACATGCGAAGGTCATTGTCGAAGGGATGCCTGAACAGGAGCAGTTGGACAAAATTCGCCCTCAATGGCTCGGTGGGGGCTCATTGAGAATGATCGTCGAAACTTGTGGAGATGATGCCACGGGTATTTGCACCGGCCTTTATGGCTACCAGCTTCCTTGGCTTTTCCACGCGATTGCCCAGAAACTCAACAAGCTGGCCGAAGAGAATAGGGTTGAAACTCTTGCCAAGGTGGGCCTTCTCGTGGAACTCGGTTTACCAACAGAAGCTGCTGCCAAAGTCTTCTTGGCAGGAGTGCGATCCCGCGCAGCGGCCGTTGAGTTGAGCAGCTTTGTAAAAGATCCCGCTGCAAGTGTCTCGAGGATTCGAACGGCTTTGTTGGATCCTACCACAGTGAAAGCACTTTCAGCTTCGGTTTCAGCGTCGACTCTTGAATGGCTTCATCTTCTTTCGGCAGAGCATGGGAGTAAGGCGGTTCCACCTCCACAGTGTGCAAGATTCCGGTTGGAAGCACCCATTGAGGTGGAAACTCTACATGCGCGGCAACTGTCGCCGGGCAGCTCCATTGTTCTATGTTCGACCGATGCTCGGTTTAAGGTTGAAGTCAGAGCGACCGAACAATTGCCCTTCGGTAATTTTGTAAACGACCCGCGTTTCAACTTCGCTCGAGATGGAGACGTTTGGGTTCAACAGTGCCGAGACCCCCGCATTGATTGTTTAAGTATGGTGTAGGAAATTCCTGAGACATTTTCCTGAGTTTTTTATTCCTGCAGGGAGGATTGTTAGTCTGTCTGGGCGAATCAATGGTGAGAATTCCTGCAACAGCTTCCGCGAAACCCCAAAAATCCCATCAGGAAAACAGAGCATTTTCCGGTGAAGCGGCTGCAACGGCTCGATCGAGGAGTTGAAGATTGACTGACGAATATGCATTCGTTTAAGGGGGGGTATTGAAATGATAACTGAAGATCAGCATACCGAACATAAATCATTACGTACCGTTACAGGCAAAACAGCCGACTGGGGCGAGCTGGCCAAAGATTGTGTCTGTTTTGCCAATGCCAGGGGTGGCCGGATCATCATTGGTATCGAAGACGGGAAAGGAGAACCACCCGAAGGCCAGATTCTTCCGCCCAAACTTTTGGAAAAGATCGTCAAGCGTGTTGGCGAGTTGACCGTTAACGTGACGATAGCTCTGGAGGTGCTCTATGCCGACAAAGGTTCACAATGTCTTGAGCTTCGTATTGCCAGGGCGCATGCCCCTGCTTCGACCACTGACGGGCGCTATTACATGCGGATTGCCGATGACTGCAAGCCGCTCATCGGCAATGATATTCAACGTCTGCTTGATGAGCGGAGTTCCCAACCCTGGGAGACATTGACAACACTTCGAATAAGTCAGAGTCGCGTTGATTCTGGAAAGCTTGCTTCCTTTGTCGCTGGCATCCGGGCATCTGATCGAGTGAAGTCATCCGTGAAGGAAAAAACGAGCAGGAACTCCTGGAGCATTACATGCTGGCGGCTGACGATTTGCTCACAAATCTTGGTATTCTGTGCGTTGGCCGAAGGCAGGAGCGGGCAATGCTCGGTACTGCCCCTGTTGTACAGTTTCTGAAATACGATGAGCGCGCCCAAAGGGTCAACAAGCTGGTGTGGGATGATCACAGTCTTTCACCCATGGAATTGATCGAGGCGGTGTGGCAGAATATCCCGGATTTTCGTGAACAATATGAATTACCGTCCGGTCTTTTCCGGACCACTCTCCCTGTCTATGATGAAGTGGTTGTCCGAGAACTGCTGGTCAATGCCTTGGTGCATCGCCCCTATACACAGAGGGGCGATATTTTTTTGAACCTTCGTGTGGATGCTCTGGAAGTGGTTAATCCGGGATTGCTTCCGCTAGGGGTCACACCCCGTAATATTCTGCATACAACGGTGCGGCGCAATGAACATCTGGCCAGGGTATTTCACGACCTGAAGCTCATGGAAAGGGAGGGAAGCGGTTTTGACCGGATGTACGAAGTGCTTCTTTCCCAGGCCCGGCCGGTGCCGGAACTGCGTGAAGGTCCGGATCGAGTCGAGGTGGTTGTTCGTAAAAGGGTATTGAAGCCTGAAATTATCGAGTTTATCTCAAAAGCCGACCAGGCATGGCAGCTGAATCAGCGCGAACGGATCACTCTCGGATTGTTGGCTCAGCATGACAGCCTTACAGCCCGTGAATTGGCTGGGCAGCTTGAGCTTGGTGATATTGCAGGATTGTCAAGCTGGATGGGGCGGTTACAGAATTTTGGGGTAGTTAAGCAAAAAGGAAAAACACAGGCAACTCGTTACTTTGTTGACCCTGGACTGCTTCGCGAGTTGGATTTTTCCAGCGCTACGACACTCAGCCTGATAGAGCCCCACAGATTGAAAGCTCTTATTGTGGAAGATATTCGCAGGTACCCTGGATCAGCCATCAGTGATATACATTCCCGCACCGCTCCGGAGCTAGACCGTCATCGCGTCAAACGCGCCTTGGAAGCCCTGTCTGTCGAAGGGAGGGTTGTGATAACAGGTGAGAAGCGTTGGAGGAGGTATTCGGGTGCAGAGGAATAATTCTATCGAACAAAAATGGCTGAATATAAGATGGTTGTGTGATAGCAGCAATAGGAAAACCTTTTTAACATTTTGAAATAATAGCATTTTCTATTGAAAGCAATAGGCCTTTTCTGCTTGATAGAGTAAAGCAGATAGCCGAGTTCCGGGCCCGCCCTCTGATTTCTATATCACGCCCGGGAGTAGATAAAAAGAAAGATCCGGCAGGGAGGGTTGTTAGTCTGTCTGGGCAGATCAATGGTGAGAATTCCTGCAACAGCTTCCGCGAAACCCCAAAAATCCCATCGGCAAAAAGTATATCTATCCTGTGAAGCTGCTGCAGCTTAATCTGCAAACATTGTTCGTGCCCTGGACATCGGTCTGCTTTCGACCTGTATACTGTTTTTATTTTTCCTCTCAGATCGGCGGCGCAATAGTCACCAGGATCCGCAGGTCGGTGATGGCCCGGGCGCCGTGGGGTTCACTGATGTCCGAGATCAGGATGTCCCCTGGGTTGGCAGGCATTGCCGAATCTTTTCCAAGGAATTCGCCGGTACCTTCAAGGATCAGCATGCTCAGCTGTCCTTCAAGATTATGGGAGTGGATCGGAAACGTCTTGCCTGCCTTGATGTTGAAATTGATTATCTTGAACCAGGGCGAGTCGTGTACCAGGAATTTTTTGATGCCGCTGTCTTCAAAAACAGCGGTTTCGGAAAGGGATGTTTTTTTCATGGATGGACCTCCTTGAGGCTTTTGTAGTTTTTTTATATGCTCCCATTATAAGCGGAGTTTGCAAAGGAAATCCTTGATCCATGTCAAGTTGAGAAAAAAAGATTGTCGTTGGAAAGTCGGCGAGGCGGTATGACTGAGAAATTTTAAGGGGCGGTGATAATTCCAACCACAAGCTCGGCGGTGCGCACCATATCCTCAAGGTCGATATATTCATCCGTGGTGTGGACTTTTTTCATGCCGGTGCCGATGATTGCCGTTTCAATGCCGTAGCCGTTCAAGATGTTGGCGTCACTGCCGCCGCCGGTGCTGACCGGGGTGATGGTTCTGTTTATCGCCGAGGCCGCCTTCCGCACCCTTTTGATGACCTTGCTTTCAGGTGACAGTTGTAATACGGGATATTCCCGGGTTACGGTAATTTTTACAGAGGGTTTGCCGTCGACCTTGCCAGCAGGGTCCTTCCAGCCATCAACCGCGGCCTGAAAGGCATTTTCAATGGCAGCGGTATATCTCATAAGTTTTTCTTCGGAATGGCTCCGCGCCTCACCTTCAAGGCGGACAAGGGGCGGGACTATATTGGTTGCTTCACCCCCTGCAATAATCCCGAAATTTGCAGTACTTTCATGATCAAGACGGCCGAGTTTCATTGATGCAATTGCCTGGGCG contains these protein-coding regions:
- a CDS encoding cupin, whose translation is MKKTSLSETAVFEDSGIKKFLVHDSPWFKIINFNIKAGKTFPIHSHNLEGQLSMLILEGTGEFLGKDSAMPANPGDILISDISEPHGARAITDLRILVTIAPPI